One region of Salvia miltiorrhiza cultivar Shanhuang (shh) chromosome 3, IMPLAD_Smil_shh, whole genome shotgun sequence genomic DNA includes:
- the LOC131016090 gene encoding uncharacterized protein LOC131016090 isoform X3 gives MESWFNGGDSLGVVRIKNYEPGHYYELWVWKEDLLLWNRELNVSLGGALTGAQGTIYGSFFFLRGIAGKPDELTHRLVAYDWNKKVCMELGIYNSDFRTDVLCYVESTVVLPHSICGSGFLNNPCVPFVKDKDEDEDNVMKLALDDFYKNGFRILNDIAKEEEKQVETNGNVPSVYKSPVYVYRQSPFDPYKAIRPNVAAKILCEGGVNMGTGEQHSASSITSEAAPTPQIIGPQGLENKGQSSNTSLLDGECILQRKGEAKLHSVDELKISIFSVEPGSGHTMAVEMVNDVTTPLDLSRWRPTEEVTCKKC, from the exons ATGGAGAGTTGG TTTAATGGTGGAGATTCGTTAGGTGTTGTTCGCATTAAAAATTATGAACCCGGTCATTACTATGAGCTTTGGGTATGGAAAGAAGATTTGTTGCTCTGGAATAGAGAGCTTAATGTCTCTCTTGGTGGTGCTCTTACTGGAGCCCAGGGGACTATATACGGTTCATTCTTCTTTCTTCGTGGAATAGCTGGCAAACCGGATGAGCTCACACATCGTCTAGTAGCTTACGATTGGAATAAGAAAGTGTGCATGGAACTTGGTATTTATAATTCTGACTTTCGAACCGATGTTCTCTGTTATGTTGAGAGCACCGTTGTGCTGCCCCACTCAATCTGTGG ATCCGGCTTTCTTAATAATCCTTGTGTTCCTTTCGTCAAGGACAAGGACGAGGACGAGGACAACGTCATGAAGTTGGCTcttgatgatttttataaaaACGG TTTTCGCATCCTTAATGATATAGCGAAGGAGGAGGAGAAGCAG GTTGAGACAAATGGGAACGTGCCATCTGTATATAAATCTCCCGTTTATGTATATAGGCAGTCTCCTTTTGACCCATACAAGGCTATTCGTCCCAATGTAGCTGCAAAGATATTGTGTGAAGGTGGGGTTAATATGGGGACTGGCGAACAGCATTCTGCATCAAGTATTACAAGTGAAGCTGCACCGACTCCCCAG ATTATAGGCCCTCAAGGATTGGAGAACAAGGGCCAATCGTCAAACACATCCCTACTCGATGGCGAGTGCATTTTGCAGAGAAAGGGGGAAGCCAAGCTTCACTCAGTTGATGAACTTAAAATTAGCATATTTTCAGTTGAGCCGGGCTCAGGGCATACTATGGCAGTAGAGATGGTAAATGATGTCACAACTCCACTGGATTTGAGCAGGTGGAGGCCAACGGAGGAGGTTACATGTAAAAAATGTTAA
- the LOC131016090 gene encoding uncharacterized protein LOC131016090 isoform X2 encodes MKNSDEKRLLVKRINGELGTYHLTALSPRDLSEIREESFDLPFLHQTEDIDFNCCEGLLCIYEVSGHIYLCNPTTKQFQFFPTEEACPFFKNSTTLVAACVCYDSKSDDYKILRVIKSINRRTYETFELYSLRQNSWTEVGSPRREGCYLNSFSAIPVGGKCYWFVGDCDMVASFDCIEASFSYFDLPPNSDHFYCELVQFNGGDSLGVVRIKNYEPGHYYELWVWKEDLLLWNRELNVSLGGALTGAQGTIYGSFFFLRGIAGKPDELTHRLVAYDWNKKVCMELGIYNSDFRTDVLCYVESTVVLPHSICGSGFLNNPCVPFVKDKDEDEDNVMKLALDDFYKNGFRILNDIAKEEEKQVF; translated from the exons ATGAAGAATTCCGACGAGAAACGGCTTCTTGTGAAACGTATCAATGGAGAGTTGGGTACGTATCATTTAACTGCTCTTTCTCCGCGAGATTTATCTGAAATCCGCGAGGAAAGTTTCGACCTCCCTTTTCTGCATCAAACGGAGGATATTGATTTTAACTGTTGCGAGGGTTTGTTGTGTATCTACGAAGTTTCTGGCCATATTTATCTTTGCAACCCCACAACCAAACAGTTTCAGTTCTTTCCTACCGAGGAAGCCTGTCCATTTTTTAAGAATAGCACCACGTTGGTTGCTGCTTGTGTCTGCTATGATTCTAAATCTGATGATTACAAAATCCTAAGAGTTATTAAAAGTATTAACCGTAGGACGTACGAAACTTTTGAATTGTATTCATTAAGACAGAATTCTTGGACGGAGGTTGGGAGTCCTAGGCGAGAAGGTTGTTATCTTAATAGTTTTAGCGCTATACCTGTTGGAGGTAAGTGTTATTGGTTTGTTGGGGATTGTGACATGGTTGCATCGTTCGATTGTATTGAGGCAAGCTTCTCTTACTTTGATTTACCACCAAACTCTGATCACTTTTACTGTGAACTTGTCCAGTTTAATGGTGGAGATTCGTTAGGTGTTGTTCGCATTAAAAATTATGAACCCGGTCATTACTATGAGCTTTGGGTATGGAAAGAAGATTTGTTGCTCTGGAATAGAGAGCTTAATGTCTCTCTTGGTGGTGCTCTTACTGGAGCCCAGGGGACTATATACGGTTCATTCTTCTTTCTTCGTGGAATAGCTGGCAAACCGGATGAGCTCACACATCGTCTAGTAGCTTACGATTGGAATAAGAAAGTGTGCATGGAACTTGGTATTTATAATTCTGACTTTCGAACCGATGTTCTCTGTTATGTTGAGAGCACCGTTGTGCTGCCCCACTCAATCTGTGG ATCCGGCTTTCTTAATAATCCTTGTGTTCCTTTCGTCAAGGACAAGGACGAGGACGAGGACAACGTCATGAAGTTGGCTcttgatgatttttataaaaACGG TTTTCGCATCCTTAATGATATAGCGAAGGAGGAGGAGAAGCAGGTATTCTAG
- the LOC131016090 gene encoding uncharacterized protein LOC131016090 isoform X1 — protein MKNSDEKRLLVKRINGELGTYHLTALSPRDLSEIREESFDLPFLHQTEDIDFNCCEGLLCIYEVSGHIYLCNPTTKQFQFFPTEEACPFFKNSTTLVAACVCYDSKSDDYKILRVIKSINRRTYETFELYSLRQNSWTEVGSPRREGCYLNSFSAIPVGGKCYWFVGDCDMVASFDCIEASFSYFDLPPNSDHFYCELVQFNGGDSLGVVRIKNYEPGHYYELWVWKEDLLLWNRELNVSLGGALTGAQGTIYGSFFFLRGIAGKPDELTHRLVAYDWNKKVCMELGIYNSDFRTDVLCYVESTVVLPHSICGSGFLNNPCVPFVKDKDEDEDNVMKLALDDFYKNGFRILNDIAKEEEKQVETNGNVPSVYKSPVYVYRQSPFDPYKAIRPNVAAKILCEGGVNMGTGEQHSASSITSEAAPTPQIIGPQGLENKGQSSNTSLLDGECILQRKGEAKLHSVDELKISIFSVEPGSGHTMAVEMVNDVTTPLDLSRWRPTEEVTCKKC, from the exons ATGAAGAATTCCGACGAGAAACGGCTTCTTGTGAAACGTATCAATGGAGAGTTGGGTACGTATCATTTAACTGCTCTTTCTCCGCGAGATTTATCTGAAATCCGCGAGGAAAGTTTCGACCTCCCTTTTCTGCATCAAACGGAGGATATTGATTTTAACTGTTGCGAGGGTTTGTTGTGTATCTACGAAGTTTCTGGCCATATTTATCTTTGCAACCCCACAACCAAACAGTTTCAGTTCTTTCCTACCGAGGAAGCCTGTCCATTTTTTAAGAATAGCACCACGTTGGTTGCTGCTTGTGTCTGCTATGATTCTAAATCTGATGATTACAAAATCCTAAGAGTTATTAAAAGTATTAACCGTAGGACGTACGAAACTTTTGAATTGTATTCATTAAGACAGAATTCTTGGACGGAGGTTGGGAGTCCTAGGCGAGAAGGTTGTTATCTTAATAGTTTTAGCGCTATACCTGTTGGAGGTAAGTGTTATTGGTTTGTTGGGGATTGTGACATGGTTGCATCGTTCGATTGTATTGAGGCAAGCTTCTCTTACTTTGATTTACCACCAAACTCTGATCACTTTTACTGTGAACTTGTCCAGTTTAATGGTGGAGATTCGTTAGGTGTTGTTCGCATTAAAAATTATGAACCCGGTCATTACTATGAGCTTTGGGTATGGAAAGAAGATTTGTTGCTCTGGAATAGAGAGCTTAATGTCTCTCTTGGTGGTGCTCTTACTGGAGCCCAGGGGACTATATACGGTTCATTCTTCTTTCTTCGTGGAATAGCTGGCAAACCGGATGAGCTCACACATCGTCTAGTAGCTTACGATTGGAATAAGAAAGTGTGCATGGAACTTGGTATTTATAATTCTGACTTTCGAACCGATGTTCTCTGTTATGTTGAGAGCACCGTTGTGCTGCCCCACTCAATCTGTGG ATCCGGCTTTCTTAATAATCCTTGTGTTCCTTTCGTCAAGGACAAGGACGAGGACGAGGACAACGTCATGAAGTTGGCTcttgatgatttttataaaaACGG TTTTCGCATCCTTAATGATATAGCGAAGGAGGAGGAGAAGCAG GTTGAGACAAATGGGAACGTGCCATCTGTATATAAATCTCCCGTTTATGTATATAGGCAGTCTCCTTTTGACCCATACAAGGCTATTCGTCCCAATGTAGCTGCAAAGATATTGTGTGAAGGTGGGGTTAATATGGGGACTGGCGAACAGCATTCTGCATCAAGTATTACAAGTGAAGCTGCACCGACTCCCCAG ATTATAGGCCCTCAAGGATTGGAGAACAAGGGCCAATCGTCAAACACATCCCTACTCGATGGCGAGTGCATTTTGCAGAGAAAGGGGGAAGCCAAGCTTCACTCAGTTGATGAACTTAAAATTAGCATATTTTCAGTTGAGCCGGGCTCAGGGCATACTATGGCAGTAGAGATGGTAAATGATGTCACAACTCCACTGGATTTGAGCAGGTGGAGGCCAACGGAGGAGGTTACATGTAAAAAATGTTAA